A stretch of the Halomonas sp. CH40 genome encodes the following:
- a CDS encoding YnfA family protein, whose translation MPIDLKTLGLFLVTALMEILGCYLPYLWLREGKTIWLLVPGALCLAAFAWLLSLHPTASGRVYAAYGGVYIFMAIVWLWAVDGVRPTGWDLLGSAVALTGMAIIMFAPRAA comes from the coding sequence TTGCCCATAGACCTCAAAACCCTGGGCTTATTTCTAGTCACCGCCTTGATGGAGATTCTGGGCTGTTACCTGCCTTATCTTTGGCTGCGTGAAGGCAAAACCATCTGGCTGCTGGTGCCGGGCGCATTGTGTCTGGCGGCCTTTGCGTGGTTGCTATCGCTGCACCCTACTGCATCGGGGCGGGTGTATGCCGCCTATGGTGGGGTGTATATCTTTATGGCCATTGTATGGCTGTGGGCGGTGGATGGCGTGCGCCCTACCGGCTGGGACCTGCTCGGCTCAGCGGTGGCGCTTACCGGCATGGCGATTATCATGTTTGCGCCCCGAGCAGCTTGA
- a CDS encoding class I SAM-dependent methyltransferase, translated as MTTELVSQLQQSYDSVPYESHPFAQTAPEHLHALAFLFGLAAPDPATARVLEIGCSAGENIFPFAARHPQAQVVGIDLSEVQIQQGQARLDELGLTNVRLQAASIEEVGKADTPYDYIICHGVFSWVPASVQQAILRVCSENLSDNGIAYISYNTYPGWKTKEIIRDAMLLRGAKRTTGDEKLSYAIGMIDFLQQVSPEQSVMRKVLDENADKIRQGKASYLLHEFLEPCNQPMYFKDFVALAGEYNLWYLAEAEPHIMFLNNYAASIAEPLSKEVKQQEQLEQYLDFVTNRAFRQTLLIPKANQAKIRYGLDAKRLEQLQVAGIFFENKMAGDTRQPTLYTDWRGGQIAPNALEYAFVEALSKAYPATLTFEQLVGVLEASGELAKGQDARAATLALVETYVIRSHVRIRAQGEEAMADFAINPAAAEAPDRFKWQWHPRTLRHPNGWATSPWHEIAALTPLARVLGSCLQTPVTFEQLQTAAAEALEKGEITLLSNGKPSELAKEPQQVASTLHTSLMDMFQGLYRQGLVTPVEV; from the coding sequence ATGACCACAGAACTCGTTTCCCAGCTGCAGCAAAGCTATGACAGCGTTCCTTATGAATCGCACCCCTTTGCTCAAACGGCGCCTGAGCATTTGCACGCCCTGGCCTTTCTGTTCGGTCTGGCAGCGCCCGACCCAGCCACCGCCAGGGTGCTGGAAATCGGCTGTTCGGCAGGGGAAAATATTTTCCCCTTTGCTGCCCGCCACCCACAAGCTCAGGTCGTCGGAATCGACCTTTCCGAGGTGCAGATCCAGCAAGGTCAGGCGCGGCTGGATGAGCTCGGCCTGACCAATGTTCGCCTGCAGGCGGCCAGTATTGAAGAGGTTGGCAAGGCAGACACACCCTACGATTACATCATCTGCCACGGGGTGTTCAGCTGGGTGCCCGCCTCCGTCCAGCAGGCCATTTTGCGGGTCTGCTCAGAAAACCTCAGTGACAATGGCATTGCCTATATCAGCTATAACACCTATCCCGGTTGGAAAACCAAGGAGATCATCCGCGATGCCATGCTGCTGCGCGGCGCCAAGCGCACCACAGGGGACGAAAAACTCTCCTACGCGATAGGAATGATCGATTTTCTCCAGCAGGTCAGCCCTGAACAAAGCGTGATGCGTAAAGTGCTGGATGAAAATGCTGACAAGATACGCCAGGGTAAAGCCAGCTACCTGTTGCATGAGTTTCTTGAACCCTGCAACCAACCTATGTACTTCAAGGATTTTGTGGCTCTGGCAGGCGAGTACAACCTGTGGTATCTGGCTGAGGCAGAGCCTCACATCATGTTCCTGAACAATTACGCAGCCTCCATTGCCGAGCCGTTAAGCAAGGAAGTCAAACAGCAGGAACAACTTGAGCAATATCTCGATTTCGTGACCAATCGGGCTTTCCGCCAGACGCTGCTGATACCCAAGGCCAACCAAGCAAAGATCCGCTACGGCCTGGATGCCAAGCGCCTTGAGCAGCTGCAGGTAGCCGGTATCTTCTTTGAGAACAAGATGGCAGGCGACACCCGCCAGCCAACGCTCTACACCGACTGGCGGGGCGGCCAAATTGCCCCAAATGCCCTGGAATATGCCTTTGTAGAGGCACTTTCAAAGGCTTACCCCGCCACGCTGACGTTTGAGCAACTTGTCGGTGTACTTGAAGCCAGCGGTGAACTGGCGAAAGGGCAGGATGCCCGAGCCGCTACCCTGGCGCTGGTGGAAACCTATGTGATTCGCAGCCATGTACGCATTCGCGCCCAGGGTGAAGAGGCCATGGCAGATTTTGCTATCAACCCGGCCGCCGCAGAGGCACCTGACAGGTTCAAGTGGCAATGGCACCCGCGAACCCTGCGCCACCCGAACGGTTGGGCCACCTCGCCCTGGCATGAGATAGCCGCCTTGACACCACTGGCCCGAGTGCTAGGCAGCTGCCTGCAAACCCCGGTGACTTTCGAACAACTGCAAACAGCCGCCGCAGAGGCACTCGAAAAAGGCGAGATCACCTTGCTGTCCAACGGCAAACCCAGTGAGCTTGCCAAGGAACCGCAGCAAGTCGCCAGCACTTTGCATACAAGCCTTATGGATATGTTTCAGGGGCTTTACCGCCAAGGGTTGGTAACGCCGGTTGAGGTTTAA
- a CDS encoding Ldh family oxidoreductase — translation MQVTLDEIEAATHRALIAHGAEPTPAAAVAHAVRRAEAVGNVICGLYYLESYCLQLVSGRVKGDAKPAISQPRPASVLANASYGFAQPAFAEALPVAVAAAQAQGIAMLAVRHAHTCTSLGYFTEQIAAHGLIGLGFTNASPIVAPPGGTKAAIGTNPIALSVPGSQAGDPLRLHFDFSTSAVALGKITMAKAAGEPIPEGWAIDAEGNPTTDPEAALGGSLVSAGGYKGWGFGLLAELLAAGIAGGVNSLDVKALKAPEGAPHDLGQCYLLLDPSTFGDHFDERFARLAEAVNEQPEARLPGAVREEKTLIEVPDALWNRVIELASVAA, via the coding sequence ATGCAGGTCACTCTAGACGAGATTGAAGCAGCTACCCACCGTGCGTTAATTGCCCATGGTGCCGAGCCAACGCCTGCCGCCGCCGTGGCCCATGCGGTGCGCCGGGCAGAGGCCGTGGGCAACGTGATCTGTGGTCTGTATTATCTGGAAAGCTATTGCCTGCAGTTGGTATCCGGGCGGGTGAAGGGTGATGCCAAACCGGCGATCAGCCAGCCCCGACCAGCCTCTGTGCTGGCAAATGCCAGCTACGGTTTTGCCCAGCCCGCCTTTGCCGAGGCGCTACCGGTAGCGGTTGCCGCTGCCCAGGCGCAGGGGATAGCCATGCTGGCAGTTCGCCACGCGCACACCTGCACCTCATTGGGTTACTTCACCGAACAGATAGCCGCCCACGGCCTGATAGGCCTTGGCTTTACCAATGCCTCACCGATAGTGGCACCCCCCGGTGGCACAAAAGCGGCTATTGGTACCAACCCGATTGCTCTGAGCGTGCCAGGCAGCCAGGCTGGTGACCCGCTGCGCCTGCATTTTGATTTTTCAACCTCAGCGGTTGCCCTTGGCAAGATCACCATGGCTAAAGCAGCGGGCGAGCCGATTCCTGAAGGCTGGGCGATTGACGCAGAAGGCAACCCGACCACTGACCCCGAAGCGGCGCTGGGCGGTTCCCTGGTAAGCGCGGGCGGCTATAAAGGCTGGGGCTTTGGCCTGCTGGCCGAACTGCTGGCGGCGGGGATTGCCGGAGGGGTGAACTCGCTGGATGTCAAAGCGCTCAAAGCACCGGAAGGCGCCCCTCACGATCTGGGGCAATGCTACCTGCTGCTTGACCCCAGCACCTTCGGGGATCATTTCGATGAACGCTTTGCCCGCTTGGCAGAAGCCGTGAACGAACAGCCAGAAGCCCGCCTGCCCGGCGCGGTGCGAGAGGAGAAAACGCTGATTGAGGTGCCCGATGCGCTATGGAACCGGGTGATCGAGCTTGCCAGCGTGGCGGCCTGA
- a CDS encoding LysE family transporter has protein sequence MLFNTWLLYLVACIGLSLSPGPNSLLALTHGALHGSRKTLFTIAGGATGFFLIIALCLFGIGALVKSSIVWLTVLKWVGGAYLVWLGIQVWRSPPISGDLVVNTHLTNGWQLYRQGALSSITNPKVLLFFSAFLPQFIDPQRSLVVQFFILASTFVAIECLVEGLLANMANRIRHWLKKVGRGFNRTCGGVFMIIGAALPLRT, from the coding sequence ATGCTGTTCAACACCTGGCTGCTGTACCTGGTGGCCTGCATCGGTTTGTCACTTTCGCCGGGGCCAAACAGTCTGCTGGCCCTGACCCATGGGGCACTCCACGGCAGCCGTAAAACCCTGTTTACCATTGCTGGGGGGGCCACCGGGTTTTTCCTGATTATCGCCCTGTGCCTTTTCGGTATCGGGGCACTGGTCAAATCCTCGATCGTCTGGCTGACGGTGCTCAAGTGGGTCGGCGGGGCTTACTTGGTCTGGCTAGGGATTCAGGTCTGGCGGTCACCGCCGATCAGCGGCGATCTGGTCGTCAATACGCACCTGACCAACGGCTGGCAGCTCTATCGCCAAGGCGCGCTTTCTTCCATTACCAATCCCAAGGTGCTGCTGTTTTTCAGCGCTTTTCTGCCCCAGTTTATTGATCCGCAGCGCAGCCTGGTGGTGCAATTCTTTATCCTGGCGAGCACCTTTGTGGCGATTGAATGCCTGGTGGAAGGCTTGCTGGCCAACATGGCTAACCGCATTCGCCACTGGCTGAAGAAGGTTGGCCGCGGCTTTAACCGCACCTGCGGTGGCGTTTTTATGATCATTGGTGCCGCACTGCCGCTGCGAACATAA
- a CDS encoding TlpA disulfide reductase family protein, producing MRRSSIAIVIATVLILGAAAGWGAYYFKPAPRLPDSLTLTTLDGQTVNLKDFQGQPLVINFWASWCTFCRREMPMLEKYAQYDGLTMVLVNQGETLQVINDYMQSTKIRFEHTLLDPVYTAQQALQVRGVPTTLFYDADGRLVDQHAGELEDDQLARFVQRYLD from the coding sequence ATGCGGCGCTCATCCATCGCTATTGTCATCGCCACGGTGCTGATATTGGGTGCCGCCGCAGGCTGGGGCGCCTACTATTTCAAGCCGGCCCCCCGCCTGCCGGATTCGCTGACCCTCACCACCCTGGATGGCCAAACGGTTAACCTGAAAGACTTTCAGGGCCAGCCGCTGGTGATCAACTTCTGGGCAAGCTGGTGCACCTTTTGCCGACGTGAAATGCCGATGCTCGAAAAGTATGCACAATACGACGGCCTGACCATGGTGTTGGTCAATCAGGGTGAAACGCTTCAGGTCATTAACGATTACATGCAAAGCACCAAGATTCGCTTTGAACATACCCTGCTGGACCCTGTTTACACCGCCCAGCAGGCCTTGCAAGTGCGCGGTGTTCCGACCACTCTCTTCTATGATGCCGACGGTCGCCTGGTTGATCAGCACGCCGGTGAACTGGAGGATGACCAGTTGGCACGCTTCGTGCAGCGCTATCTTGACTAA
- a CDS encoding heme o synthase, with amino-acid sequence MRNTGLVIDPKQELAVYLNLVRDYFELGKPRVVLVMLVCAAVGMALAVPGLPDIWLAMTGLVGIGLAAMGAAAFNHLLDRRLDKLMLRTSRRPVAEGRIGDWQAAAYACLLSLAGLGFLWSEVNPLTAILTASALLGYAVIYTAFLKHATPQNITIGGLAGASPPLLGWTAMTGQLSPDALLLVLIIFAWTPPHFWALAIHKREEYAAAGVPMLPVTHGNSFTRLQLWLYGWLTVAATLLPFATGMSGWVYLLGVIGLNGRFMYWNWKVWRGDDPKAPLGAFWFSIRYIMYLFGWLLLDHYLALMG; translated from the coding sequence ATGCGTAATACAGGACTGGTAATAGATCCAAAGCAGGAACTGGCAGTGTACTTAAACCTGGTCAGAGACTACTTTGAACTGGGTAAGCCTCGCGTGGTGCTGGTAATGCTGGTATGTGCCGCCGTTGGCATGGCGCTGGCCGTACCGGGGCTGCCGGATATCTGGCTGGCCATGACCGGGCTGGTGGGGATTGGCCTGGCGGCAATGGGCGCGGCGGCCTTCAACCACCTGCTGGATCGGCGTCTGGACAAGCTGATGCTGAGAACCTCCCGGCGCCCGGTGGCAGAAGGCCGGATTGGTGATTGGCAGGCGGCAGCCTATGCCTGTCTGCTGTCGTTAGCGGGCCTGGGGTTTTTGTGGAGTGAAGTCAATCCGCTGACCGCCATACTGACCGCATCAGCACTCTTGGGCTACGCGGTGATATACACCGCTTTTCTGAAACACGCCACGCCGCAGAACATCACCATTGGCGGGCTGGCCGGGGCATCACCGCCCCTGCTGGGCTGGACGGCCATGACCGGCCAGCTAAGCCCGGATGCCTTGCTGCTGGTGCTGATCATCTTTGCCTGGACGCCCCCGCATTTCTGGGCATTGGCCATCCACAAGCGCGAAGAATACGCCGCTGCCGGTGTGCCAATGCTGCCGGTCACCCACGGTAACAGCTTCACCCGCCTGCAGCTTTGGCTGTACGGCTGGTTGACGGTGGCCGCCACGCTTCTGCCATTTGCAACGGGCATGAGTGGCTGGGTCTATCTGCTTGGGGTCATAGGGCTCAACGGCCGGTTCATGTACTGGAACTGGAAAGTCTGGCGCGGCGATGACCCGAAGGCTCCGCTGGGCGCCTTCTGGTTTTCCATCCGCTACATCATGTATCTGTTTGGCTGGTTGCTGCTGGACCATTATCTGGCCCTGATGGGCTAA
- a CDS encoding COX15/CtaA family protein, which yields MMIADGNLQERDRHTVQRALQLAGLGVGFTFVVILVGVWTRLVDAGLGCPDWPGCYGALVVPDAERAAGFAPDAPLDAFKAWVEMFHRYIASGLGLVALALAWLGWRNRHIPGYPLLASFVLLGLICLQGAFGAWTVTLQLWPQVVTLHLMGGFSVLATFFWLYRRLKACRDSHQPSLRLPGLWWLVVVLLALQVALGGWTSSNYAGVACSGFPTCNHQWWPEYMDFNEGFHLTQEVGPNYLYGQLHAGARTAIHYTHRLGALLLGVGLLALALRYKNHAQARHWLGVALGAYLLQISLGIILVLNALPLSVALLHTAGAAVLMLLLLHSGWALGNRQSTPQVFADRKVVHA from the coding sequence ATGATGATAGCTGACGGCAATCTTCAGGAACGTGATCGCCATACTGTTCAACGGGCCTTGCAGCTGGCCGGGCTTGGTGTGGGTTTTACCTTTGTGGTCATTCTGGTTGGCGTCTGGACGCGCCTGGTGGATGCCGGGCTGGGCTGCCCGGACTGGCCTGGTTGCTATGGCGCCCTGGTGGTGCCGGATGCCGAGCGTGCCGCCGGGTTCGCCCCGGATGCGCCGCTGGATGCCTTCAAAGCCTGGGTTGAAATGTTCCACCGCTATATTGCCTCTGGCCTGGGGCTGGTAGCCCTGGCGCTGGCCTGGCTGGGGTGGCGCAATCGACATATCCCCGGCTATCCGCTGCTGGCAAGCTTTGTATTGCTTGGCCTTATCTGCCTGCAGGGGGCTTTTGGCGCCTGGACGGTCACTCTCCAGCTCTGGCCCCAGGTCGTTACCCTGCACCTGATGGGCGGCTTTAGTGTCCTGGCCACTTTTTTCTGGCTATATCGCCGCCTCAAAGCCTGCCGCGACAGCCACCAGCCCAGCTTGAGGCTGCCTGGCCTCTGGTGGCTGGTGGTGGTGTTGTTAGCCTTGCAGGTGGCGCTCGGGGGGTGGACGTCCAGCAATTACGCCGGCGTGGCCTGCAGCGGGTTTCCTACCTGTAATCACCAGTGGTGGCCTGAGTATATGGATTTCAATGAAGGCTTCCACCTGACACAGGAGGTCGGCCCCAATTATCTGTACGGCCAACTGCACGCCGGGGCACGCACCGCCATTCATTACACTCATCGCCTTGGGGCGCTGCTGCTGGGGGTGGGGCTTTTGGCCCTGGCGCTGCGCTATAAAAACCACGCCCAGGCGCGCCACTGGTTAGGCGTGGCGCTGGGCGCCTATCTGCTGCAGATCTCACTGGGCATCATTCTGGTGTTGAATGCCCTGCCGCTCTCGGTGGCGCTGCTGCATACCGCGGGCGCTGCCGTATTGATGCTGCTGTTGCTGCATAGCGGCTGGGCGCTCGGTAATCGTCAATCCACACCGCAGGTCTTTGCTGACAGGAAGGTGGTTCATGCGTAA